AATCAATGCCAGCTTCAGCCTGATCGTCCGTGCCAGCGATTTCGATGACTCCACTGAACGGCGGCTGGCGATGCTTTTGTTGCCTGCATCTTCAATCCTTGCTGACAAGCTAAATTCCCGGTGGGTTTGAGCATTTTATACCATCAGTGTTTGCCTCTTATATTCGAAACAATGCACGCATAATTAGAAATTCTTTCGATATTATCAAAATATAATAATTTTTGTTGACTAGCGATTTGATATTCCTCAATATGCAAAGAAATGAGGAGGTCCTGACGCAATTGTGTTGGGAGGGGAAGGAGATCACGTCGCAGCATCGCATTCAGCCTGATGTCCATGTTCATAATTCCTGGAGCCGGACTCGGCTTTTGGGGGGGCGTCAATTTGAGAATAGGGCGACGTCTTTGGTGTGACAGGTAACGCGTTCGGCGCTGCAGCTTTTGCAAGAAGAGGTGGATCCAGTTTGATCAACCAGTCAGCTTGGAGGCGAGTGCGTGAGCTGAAATGGATTGCCTGAATTCGCGGAACCTCATTTCGAAACAATACAGATTGTAGGGCAGGCTGCCCCGCATCGATTTTCTGCGTGCGGATTGCGGACCAGTCTTGAAGATCTGGGTATTTATGGAGGAGGAGAGACATGCAAAGAGCCGCCGGTATACCTCAAGGAGTGTTACTCATCTCAATGGCCTGGCTGGCGCCGATCGGATCGACATTGTTCGCGCCGGTCTTGCCGCAGATCATCCAGCATTTTTCCTCGGAGGCGAATGCGTCGCTGCTTGCTCCGATCGCCCTCGTCACGCCGGCACTATTTGTGGCGCTGCTTGCCCCGGTTGCCGGGATACTTGCCGATAGAATCGGTCGCAAGACGCTATTGTTTTATTCCATGCTGTTTTACGCCATTGCCGGTGTCATGCCAGTCTGGCTTGATAGCCTTTATACAATTATCGCATCGAGAGTTGTGGTTGGTATCGCCGAAGCGGGTGTCATGACGGCAGGGACGGCCCTGATCTGCGATTATTTTGCAGGCGAACGTCGGGCGCACTGGCTATCTCTGCAATTCGGGTCGGCCTCTTTTGTCGCAACCGTTTGTTTCGTGCTGGCAGGATTTCTGGGTGGTTACGGTTGGCGCGTACCGTTCCTTGTCTATGGTGCCACGGCGCTGTTCATTCCGCTTATCCTGATGGTGTTGTTCGAGCCGTCACGCGTGGACTCATCGAGCCGTCCAACTGACATGCCCGGGGATACGCGGGACGCCGAAGGCGGGCTTTTCAACACGCGGTTTATCGTTTGCCTCGTCTTGACGATGATCTGCGGCATGCTCTTCTACGTGATGCCGGTCCATGTGTCCCTGCTGCTTGCCGAGCGCGGCATTGTTGAGCCAAGCGTGCTTGGTCTTGCCAGCGCTGCCGGGTCTTTCGGTGTCGTCGCAGGAACCCTGTTGTTCCGGTCTCAGGCGCGACGTTCCATCGGTGTGCTCTTGTCGGCGGCCATGGTGTTGCAGGGTATCGGTTTCATCCTGCTCTATACCCAGACGTCATTGATGGGTGGAATCGTTGGCATGTTCATCAATAATATTGGCTGCGGTATTTCGCTACCTCTGGTTTTGGCCTTCACCATGGCGCGGCTGCCGGATGTTTATCGAGGCAGGGCCTCCGGTATCTGGACGTCGATGTTTTTCATCGGCCAGTTCATTTGCCCCCTCGTGGTTGGCGCTGTCTCCGCTGCCTCCGGCGGAATGATCGGAGCAATGGCGGGTTTTGCAGCTTTTACGCTGCTGGGAGCCGGCGTCTTCGCCATCTGGTCGATATTCGGTATGGCGTTGAAGGAGCCTGTCACCATCAAGCGGGAACTGGTCGGGCTTCATTGAGACGAAGCGAACCAGGCGCAGGTTTAGTGCATCCTCTGTGACGTACTCAGCTTCGCTTTAACACGCTTCTCCATGCGCAACCTCTTAAATATATTACTACCTTAAGGAGTTGTGATGTTTCTTTGCAAGCCTGGAGCAAGAAGAGGCGGTTAGGGTGGTCTGGGATTTACTATGGAGCGAATCCCAGGGCGATTCGACAGAGCCGGATTTGGGGTGGCCTATTATTTTGGCTGGGAAAGTGGGACAAGTTTATGGGAAATAGACGGTTAGATTTTGCGGTTCTGCTGATGGGCACTTGCCTATTGGCTTCTCAAGGTGGGCAGGCCTTTGCTGCCGAGTTTTATCAGACGTCCACACCGGGCGCCTCTACGGATATAAGGGCTGCGGAATTGCCGCCTGAGGCTGGCTTCTATGCAGTCGGTGGCAGTTGGGGCAGTTGGCGGAACTCTCTGCGTGACAATAGCGGAAATTCGATGTTCCCTGATACAAGCGAAAGGCTTTTTCAGGGGCAGTTGGGTGGGCTTTACGTCTATGACGGAGAGATTTTTGGCGGGCGAATGGCGTCGTCTCTGGTCTTCGTTTACGGAGAGCACGATCTGACGATTACAAAAACAACGCCAGCCAATCTGTCTTCCAAAAATACCGGTTGGTTCGACGCCTATTCCGATATCTTCTTCTGGTCGAAGAGCTGGTATGAAGGCCCGCCTCCTGGCGCTCCTGGTCAACCAAAGCCCGCTGCTGATTTCATTCCGCCGATGCCAGTTGGTTTCACCCTGGGTCTTGGTGTTGGTGTCACCATACCAATGGGCTTGTTCGACAATGAAAAGGTTGGCAATCCAGGCTTCAGTAACTGGGTTCTGTCTCCAAACGTCGCCATGACCTATCGAACCCGTCCTATTCTTTTGGAAGGGACGGAGTTTTCGACCCGTATCTTCTACAATCACAATTTCGACCGGGATGACTCGACGGGCGGTTTCACCTATCGCGACGGTGATTATCTTTCGGCCGATTTCGCCGTTACAGAACGGTATAATCGCTACCAGTTCGGTCTTGCCGGCAATGTCAAATGGCAGGTTCAGGATGATGATGGCTCTCCGGCCAATCTAGCCTTGGACGGACGGCGGCATAAATCCATACGCCTTGGTCCCATCGTCGCGGTTGATTTTCCTTCACAACGTGCGACCGTGACCATCAAATACCTGACGGATGTCTACAACAGGAATTCATTCAAGGGTGATTATCTGCAAGTGAACTTTATCAAAAAGCTCTGGTAAGTGGCAGACGGCGAAGATGGTTTGACCATCTTCGCCGTTTCTATCCTCTGAAGTTTTTCAGGGGAAACCGCCAATTAGTGGGCATCGGAATCAATCCTTGCGAATACAGCACGACAGTCTCTTTTGGGCGCTCGATAAAATGCCCAAAAGAGACTGTCGTGCTTTAATTTTTCTGCCTGCTTCTGTAAAATTGTATCCGATTGAAGGAATTCACGGGCGGCCAGGCCGAGTCGGTCGTTAACCACCAGATATTATGTGTACTTCATGCCGATGGTAGGGCGGATTGCTCGCCATTCAAATGCCCGGCTTCACATGTTCTTCTGCTCACAGATCATCACTCTTGTCACGTCAGGACATTGCTTGGATTGCTCCGTACGCTGGGGAGCGATGAGCAAACCGTCTGTCGGTCGTTGCTCTGAAAAATTGCCGTTGCCAATCGGTCGGCTAGGCGAATCAACGATCCCTCTGGTATCTGAGAATTTTCTCATATATTATTCGATCTAAGTAATTTTCGGTGAAACGTGATCGCGTCTTGCTGATTTTAACTTGATGACGCGAAACTGATTTTTCTCGCAAAGATCCGCTTCAATCTACAATACGCTGCGTTGCGGTCTGTCTTCGGTAGACACCCTTGGATGCTTTATTGCACTTGTAAACTCTTGTATGAAATAAGTGAAAAGTTACCGAACCAACATGCCGGACGGTCACGACTGTGGCAAAACGCTCTTCGAATTCCAAATGGTGTTGTCGTCCTTGCTTTAGCGATTGATCGTCAGGAGAATTATAATGAGATTCGTCCGCCTTTGGGCCTATATCGTGCTGTCGGTCGCTCCCGTTTCGATGGCGCTGGCGGGAACATTCGCTGAGCCGAAAGGCAAGCCTATCCTAGTGATTTCCGGCAATATTGAAAACCGCAATACGGCGGAGGGAGCTGCTTTTGATCTTGGTATGCTGGAAGCCATTGGTTCTACAGTGATTAAAACCGCCAATCCTTGGTATGAAGGGCGTACGGCTTTTGAAGGCGTTCCGCTTAAAAAACTGATGGATTTCGTGGGAGCAAAGGGAACGAAGGTGACAGCCGTTGCTCTCAACGATTATGTGACAACAATTCCGCTTGATGATTTCAATCGGTTCAATGTTTTGCTCGCTTTCAAGCGGGACGAGAATTATATGCCGGTGAGGGATAAAGGGCCGCTCTTCATTGTCTATCCCTATGATAGTGACCAACAGCTTCAAAGTCAGGTATATTACATGCGATCGGCATGGCAGGTTTCAAAGCTCATTGTGGAATAGAGGCACGGCGTGAGGCGTATTCTTGGGACGATCATATGTTGTTTCGTCATGGCAACCGGGTACATCGCCTATGTGATAGCCGAACGTCAAACGACGCTTGAGAAATTTGCCCGTTACAATGATTCCTGGGCCGTCAGTCAAACCCTCTCCGAATATATGAGGCTTGAGCATCGGCTGGCGACATCCGCATTCGACATGGGTGAGTTTGACCGGGATGATTTGCGTCTTCGTCTGGATATCATGCTGAGCCGGCTGGAATTATTCGAGCAAGGCAATTTAAAGAGCTTCATTGATGCCGATCCGCAGCGTGTGGATCTGATCGCCAAGCTCAGCGACGTTCTTGAAACTCTCAACGGGCGGTTCGGAACGCTGGACCTTGAAGCCATCAAAGTGCTGTTACAGAAAATGGAACTTCTGGATGGTCCGATGACAAGGCTGGCATCGTCTGCTCTCGAAGCCGACGTCAGCAAGATTGGTGCCGCCCAGGCTGAGTTGCGGCACCTTCATCTCATCTACACCGCCCTTGCTGGGGGGCTTATCCTGTGCGGTATTGTGCTTGTCGGCTTGCTTTTGCGTCACAACAGTCTTCTGGATAAAGCACATCGGCGTATGCAACGGTTGACAGACGATCTGCGTGCGGCGTCCTGGGAGCTGAAGTCACAAAACAATCGCCTCGAATATGTCGCTCACCATGATTCCCTGACAGGTCTGCCCAATCGCATCCTCTTTCGTCAGGATCTGGAAGCAAGGCTGGTATCGGCCAAAGCTGGCGGACCGCCGGCCATCATCCTGCTGTTGGATCTCGATGGGTTCAAGGATGTGAACGACACGCTAGGTCACGACATCGGTGATGCCTTGCTAAGGATGGTTGCGAGTCGGCTTGTCGACATCAAGGACCACGGCGATCTCGTCTGTCGTTTGGGAGGAGACGAATTCGCGATCTTGTCCACCGGTCTGACCGAGACACAGGCGATGGATTTTGCCACGCATCTGATGCATGAACTTGGCCTTGTGTACCTTGTCGGAGACCAGGAAATCAAGATCGGCACTTGTGTGGGTGTGGCTATCTTCAATGACGAGCCGGATACGGACGAACTCTTCAAGCGTGCTGACCTTGCTCTCTATGAAGCCAAGGCGTTGGGGCCGAGCCATGCCTGTGTGTTTGAAAACCAGATGCAGACAAGGTTGAAGGACAGAAAGTCGTTCGAGGCGGATTTGCAAACGGCCTTGCAAAATGGGGAAATGGAAGTCTACTACCAACCATTGGCGACCACTGCGACGCGCGAGATTTGCGGTTATGAAGCATTGCTGCGCTGGACACATCCAAGCCGCGGTTCGGTATCACCGGTTGACTTCATCCCTGTCGCCGAGAAAATCGGGGTCATCGATGGGCTTGGGGATTGGGTTCTGCGGACCGCTTGCATGGAAGCGGCAAGCTGGCGCGGCAATCTCAAAATCGCGGTGAACCTGTCCTCAGTGCAGTTTCGCAGCGCGACGCTCGTGCAAAAGGTTTTAGATGCCCTGGAAATCAGCGGCCTTTCTGCGGGCCGTCTAGAGCTTGAGATCACTGAATCCGTCTTGCTTGACAAAAACGAACTGACCCTGAAAACCTTGAGGGAGTTGAAGGCGATCGGGATTCAGATTGCCATGGATGATTTCGGCACGGGTTATTCTTCGCTCGGCAGCTTGCGGGGCTTTCCGTTTGACAAGTTGAAGATCGATCGGTCTTTTATCCGCGATGTGACGACAAGGGCGGATGCCCTGGCAATCGCAGAGCTTGTGACAGGAATTGGCGCCAGCCTTGGCATGACCACGACGGCTGAAGGTGTGGAAACGGAAGAACAATTCGAATGCGTGAAAAGACTGGGTTGCGATCAGGTCCAGGGATACCTGATCGGCAGGCCAGAACCGGCGAGCTTTCTCACCCATCTTCTTCAGGAAGATGACAACAAGGAAGTAACCTTCGACCAATCATGGTAAGTTTTGCAATTCCCTTTGTTGGTACAGGTAATGCTTGGAAAGAGACAGGGCTGGGACAGGCACCTGACATTTCCCTTTGCATCCTTGGTAATTTCAGGAATGATGTATTGGTAACCGGTCCAAAACCAATCGTCTTAATTCCGCGACAGAAACTCTTTGGATAAAAGTGAACAGTAGCGTGTTTCAGGTGAAATTCTGGGGTGTTCGCGGCAGTATCCCGGTCTGCGGCGCGGAATTCGATGTTTATGGCGGGAACACGCCCTGTATCGAGGTGCGCTGTGGCGAGCACAGGCTTATTTTCGATGCCGGCTCCGGTATTCGTCAGGCCGGTCTGGATATGATGGGAGACAAGACCAGCAATGTCGACCTGTTCTTTTCCCACTGTCACTACGATCACATTATCGGCTTGCCTTTTTTCAAGCCGATCTACAATCCCGAGATCACCGTCAATATCTGGTCCGGCCACCTTGCCGGTAGCATGACGACGGATCAGATGATCCATCAATTCGTCAGTCCGCCCTATTTTCCCGTGAAGATGGATATCTGCAAGGCTTCTTTGCAGTTTCATGATTTTCGTGCCGGCGATATTCTGACGCCTCGTCCTGGTATTTCCATCGGCACATTTGCGCTCGATCATCCGGGCGGATGCATTGGCTACCGGGTGGAATGGGCAGGTAAGGTGCTGGCATTGGTGTTTGACATAGAACATCAGCCCGGCGAACTCGACCCGACAGCGCTGGCGCTGATGGCCAATGCCGATATTGCGGTCTACGACGCCGCCTTTACCGAAGCGGAAATGCAGCGTTATCGAGGGTTTGGCCATTCGAGCTGGGAGCAGGGCGTGAAATTGGCCGAGCAGGCAAATGTGGGCCAATTATTGCTGTTCCATCACGCCCCATGGCGCACCGACAGCGAAATGGCACTGTTGGAACGGTTGGCGCAGGAAGCGTTTCCAGCGACGCTTATGGCTCGTGACGGAATGCTTCTCGATATCTGATAGCACAGGCAAAAATTCGGAAACTTGATTTCCGTGTTGGTCATACAATCGATAAAATCAATCAGGAAACCCGGCGGTGATTTACAGGTCCTGTCAAAACTGCCATTGCTGGATCTTCGGAAAGTGGCTTTGAAGAACTGAAACCTATGGCCGTGGACGTCAAAAAAAGCCTCTGGTCGGAACGCCGGATACGCAAGGCCCGGCTCGGTTCGGGGTTGGTGATTT
This portion of the Allorhizobium ampelinum S4 genome encodes:
- a CDS encoding MFS transporter; the encoded protein is MQRAAGIPQGVLLISMAWLAPIGSTLFAPVLPQIIQHFSSEANASLLAPIALVTPALFVALLAPVAGILADRIGRKTLLFYSMLFYAIAGVMPVWLDSLYTIIASRVVVGIAEAGVMTAGTALICDYFAGERRAHWLSLQFGSASFVATVCFVLAGFLGGYGWRVPFLVYGATALFIPLILMVLFEPSRVDSSSRPTDMPGDTRDAEGGLFNTRFIVCLVLTMICGMLFYVMPVHVSLLLAERGIVEPSVLGLASAAGSFGVVAGTLLFRSQARRSIGVLLSAAMVLQGIGFILLYTQTSLMGGIVGMFINNIGCGISLPLVLAFTMARLPDVYRGRASGIWTSMFFIGQFICPLVVGAVSAASGGMIGAMAGFAAFTLLGAGVFAIWSIFGMALKEPVTIKRELVGLH
- a CDS encoding SphA family protein; this translates as MQAWSKKRRLGWSGIYYGANPRAIRQSRIWGGLLFWLGKWDKFMGNRRLDFAVLLMGTCLLASQGGQAFAAEFYQTSTPGASTDIRAAELPPEAGFYAVGGSWGSWRNSLRDNSGNSMFPDTSERLFQGQLGGLYVYDGEIFGGRMASSLVFVYGEHDLTITKTTPANLSSKNTGWFDAYSDIFFWSKSWYEGPPPGAPGQPKPAADFIPPMPVGFTLGLGVGVTIPMGLFDNEKVGNPGFSNWVLSPNVAMTYRTRPILLEGTEFSTRIFYNHNFDRDDSTGGFTYRDGDYLSADFAVTERYNRYQFGLAGNVKWQVQDDDGSPANLALDGRRHKSIRLGPIVAVDFPSQRATVTIKYLTDVYNRNSFKGDYLQVNFIKKLW
- a CDS encoding oxidoreductase: MRFVRLWAYIVLSVAPVSMALAGTFAEPKGKPILVISGNIENRNTAEGAAFDLGMLEAIGSTVIKTANPWYEGRTAFEGVPLKKLMDFVGAKGTKVTAVALNDYVTTIPLDDFNRFNVLLAFKRDENYMPVRDKGPLFIVYPYDSDQQLQSQVYYMRSAWQVSKLIVE
- a CDS encoding putative bifunctional diguanylate cyclase/phosphodiesterase; this encodes MATGYIAYVIAERQTTLEKFARYNDSWAVSQTLSEYMRLEHRLATSAFDMGEFDRDDLRLRLDIMLSRLELFEQGNLKSFIDADPQRVDLIAKLSDVLETLNGRFGTLDLEAIKVLLQKMELLDGPMTRLASSALEADVSKIGAAQAELRHLHLIYTALAGGLILCGIVLVGLLLRHNSLLDKAHRRMQRLTDDLRAASWELKSQNNRLEYVAHHDSLTGLPNRILFRQDLEARLVSAKAGGPPAIILLLDLDGFKDVNDTLGHDIGDALLRMVASRLVDIKDHGDLVCRLGGDEFAILSTGLTETQAMDFATHLMHELGLVYLVGDQEIKIGTCVGVAIFNDEPDTDELFKRADLALYEAKALGPSHACVFENQMQTRLKDRKSFEADLQTALQNGEMEVYYQPLATTATREICGYEALLRWTHPSRGSVSPVDFIPVAEKIGVIDGLGDWVLRTACMEAASWRGNLKIAVNLSSVQFRSATLVQKVLDALEISGLSAGRLELEITESVLLDKNELTLKTLRELKAIGIQIAMDDFGTGYSSLGSLRGFPFDKLKIDRSFIRDVTTRADALAIAELVTGIGASLGMTTTAEGVETEEQFECVKRLGCDQVQGYLIGRPEPASFLTHLLQEDDNKEVTFDQSW
- a CDS encoding MBL fold metallo-hydrolase gives rise to the protein MNSSVFQVKFWGVRGSIPVCGAEFDVYGGNTPCIEVRCGEHRLIFDAGSGIRQAGLDMMGDKTSNVDLFFSHCHYDHIIGLPFFKPIYNPEITVNIWSGHLAGSMTTDQMIHQFVSPPYFPVKMDICKASLQFHDFRAGDILTPRPGISIGTFALDHPGGCIGYRVEWAGKVLALVFDIEHQPGELDPTALALMANADIAVYDAAFTEAEMQRYRGFGHSSWEQGVKLAEQANVGQLLLFHHAPWRTDSEMALLERLAQEAFPATLMARDGMLLDI